Genomic segment of Vibrio natriegens NBRC 15636 = ATCC 14048 = DSM 759:
TGTTGTGGTAGAACCAGAGCAAAAAACTGGTCACCGCATCCAGGAAGAACTTTTCTACCCTTCAAACGAAGACAAAATGGCGCTTCTTCAAACACTTATAGAAGAAGAATGGCCAGATCGTGCGATTATATTTGCTAACACCAAGCACAAATGTGAATCAGTTTGGGGCCACCTGGCGGCAGACGGCCATCGTGTTGGTCTATTAACTGGTGATGTACCGCAGAAGAAACGTGAAAAGATTCTTGAGCAGTTCACTAAAGGTGATGTTGATATCCTAGTGGCGACGGATGTAGCGGCTCGTGGCCTGCATATTCCTCAAGTAACACACGTATTCAACTACGATCTGCCAGACGATTGTGAAGACTACGTACACCGTATCGGTCGTACCGGTCGTGCAGGTGCGAGTGGTAACTCTATCAGCTTTGCTTGTGAAGAGTACGCGATCAACCTACCTGCGATTGAAGAATACATTGAACACACTATCCCTGTATCGGAATATGATGCATCAGCTCTAATTCAAGATCTGCCAGCTCCAATCCGTATGCGTGCACCACGAACGCAACAACGCCGTACGAATACAGGTGGTACTCGCTCTGGTAACCGTAAGCAACAAGGACGTCGTCCTCGTCAGCCACGTCAATCAGCGCCAAAACAATCATAAAGGAATGTTAAGTCGTATATGAGTCAAGCAGGATCATCACCGCTATACGCCGCCATCGACCTCGGGTCGAACAGTTTTCACATGCTCGTTGTGCGTCACATCGATGGCAGCGTTCAAACAATGGCTAAAATTAAGCGCAAAGTTCGTCTAGCGGCGGGCTTAGATGAACATAATTCTCTTAGTATGGAAGCTATGCAGCGAGGATGGGACTGCTTAAGTCTATTTGCGGAACGCTTGCAAGATATTCCTAAACAGAACATTCGTATCGTCGGTACTGCGACATTACGTACTGCGACGAATGTGGATGAGTTTCTCGAGAAAGCACGTCAAATTCTTGGTCATCCGATCGAAGTTATCTCCGGTGAAGAAGAAGCGGCGACTATTTATAAAGGCGTCGCTCATACTTCTGGTGGCAGTGGCCGCCGTCTTGTGGTCGATATTGGCGGTGCCAGCACTGAACTTATCATCGGAGAGGGTTTTGAAGCCAAAGCACTCACCAGTTTAAAAATGGGCTGCGTGACCTGGTTGGAGAACTTCTTCAAAGACCGTCAACTGAATGCTCGTAACTTCGATGCCGCCATAGAAGGTGCAAAACAGACTATCAAGCCGATTTTAGAGCAGTATATCGACTTGGGTTGGGATGTTTGTGTCGGGGCTTCAGGTACCGTTCAGGCGCTACAAGAGATAATGCTGGCGCAGGGAATGGACGAAGTAATTACTCACTCCAAACTTAAACGCCTGCAAAAGCAAGCCATGTTAGCCGATCATTTAGAAGAGCTCGACATAGAAGGCCTGACGCTCGAGCGTGCACTGGTCTTCCCAAGCGGTCTGTCCATTCTGATTGCTGTGTTTGAGTTACTTGAGATAGACGCGATGACACTGGCTGGCGGCGCTCTGCGTGAAGGTCTGGTGTACGAAATGGTCGAAGAATTGCGCCAAAAAGACATTCGCTCACGCACTATCTGCAGTGTTCAAAGTCGTTATCAATTGGATTGCGAGTACGGTGAACAAGTAGCAACCCTTGCAAGTAAGCTATTGCAGCAAGCCGGTGGTGATGCGTGGATTGCGGAGCCTCAGGGTGAAGTTCTACTGGAAACCACAGCCAAGTTACATGAAATTGGCTTAACCATCGACTTTAAAAAAGGTGGTGAACACAGCGCTTACTTGCTGCAAAACTTGGATTTACCGGGGTTCACACGCGCACAAAAATTCTTTATTGGTGAGATAGCCCGCCGTTACCGTGAGCAGCTCACTTCATTACCAGAGCAACATGCACTATCTGGTAACAGTGCAAAACGCCTATTGCGCTTATTGCGACTTGCAGTCTTGCTAACTCATCGACGTAATCAAAGCTTAGAGCCTCAAGTGGAACTTTCTGCCGAAGGTGACAACCTGACATTAAGCATTGATGCTAAGTGGTTAGAAGCCAA
This window contains:
- the gppA gene encoding guanosine-5'-triphosphate,3'-diphosphate diphosphatase, with product MSQAGSSPLYAAIDLGSNSFHMLVVRHIDGSVQTMAKIKRKVRLAAGLDEHNSLSMEAMQRGWDCLSLFAERLQDIPKQNIRIVGTATLRTATNVDEFLEKARQILGHPIEVISGEEEAATIYKGVAHTSGGSGRRLVVDIGGASTELIIGEGFEAKALTSLKMGCVTWLENFFKDRQLNARNFDAAIEGAKQTIKPILEQYIDLGWDVCVGASGTVQALQEIMLAQGMDEVITHSKLKRLQKQAMLADHLEELDIEGLTLERALVFPSGLSILIAVFELLEIDAMTLAGGALREGLVYEMVEELRQKDIRSRTICSVQSRYQLDCEYGEQVATLASKLLQQAGGDAWIAEPQGEVLLETTAKLHEIGLTIDFKKGGEHSAYLLQNLDLPGFTRAQKFFIGEIARRYREQLTSLPEQHALSGNSAKRLLRLLRLAVLLTHRRNQSLEPQVELSAEGDNLTLSIDAKWLEANPLTAAELEIESNRQTDIGWPLTISAL
- the rhlB gene encoding ATP-dependent RNA helicase RhlB translates to MKKTHITEQKFADLGLEPQVIDGLDKKGFEFCTPIQALALPVLLTGQDIAGQAQTGTGKTLAFLTATFNHLMTTPEHEGRKPTQPRAIIMAPTRELAIQIYNDAETLIASTGLKAALAYGGESYDKQLAKLEDGVDILIGTTGRIIDFYKQRVFNLNYIQAVVLDEADRMFDLGFIKDIRFLFRRMPEPKERLNMLFSATLSYRVQELAFEHMHNPEHVVVEPEQKTGHRIQEELFYPSNEDKMALLQTLIEEEWPDRAIIFANTKHKCESVWGHLAADGHRVGLLTGDVPQKKREKILEQFTKGDVDILVATDVAARGLHIPQVTHVFNYDLPDDCEDYVHRIGRTGRAGASGNSISFACEEYAINLPAIEEYIEHTIPVSEYDASALIQDLPAPIRMRAPRTQQRRTNTGGTRSGNRKQQGRRPRQPRQSAPKQS